A window from Streptomyces sp. NBC_00299 encodes these proteins:
- a CDS encoding aldehyde dehydrogenase, producing MTYTIDELLKRSHDEWLTAASKLTFETRPFIDGAFTDATSGDSFTSVSPRDGAVLAEVQAAGIDDVDRAVRSARAAFEDGRWRDLAPRERKSVLLRWADLIRANAEELALLDTLEMGKPITESVRIDVDKAAETIAWYAEAIDKTYDEVAPTPGDALALITREPLGVVGAVVPWNYALLIASWKLAPALATGNSLVLKPAEQTSLAALRLAVLATEAGLPDGVFNVIPGRGEVAGQALGRHPEVDKIAFTGSAEVARLFQVYAGESNGKQVAVEAGGKSPQLVLADADIEAAASAVAWGIFYNAGQTCNAGSRVVVHASVKDQLLDAVQRITADTFRVGDPLDPATVMGPIVDEAQLAKILGYIERGRTDGAQVLLGGGRTLTETGGTFVEPTVLDGVANTSAVGQEEIFGPVLAVVSYDGDTDEGVRLANQSDFGLVASVWTRDVTVAHRTAKRLRAGTVWINTFDASDVITPFGGFKATGAGRDKSLHALDAYTALKTTWINLA from the coding sequence GTGACGTACACCATAGACGAGTTGCTCAAGCGTTCGCACGACGAGTGGCTGACCGCGGCGAGCAAGCTCACCTTCGAGACACGCCCCTTCATCGACGGCGCCTTCACCGACGCCACCTCCGGCGACAGCTTCACCAGCGTCTCGCCGCGCGACGGCGCCGTGCTCGCGGAAGTCCAGGCCGCCGGCATTGACGACGTCGACCGGGCGGTACGGTCCGCACGTGCCGCCTTCGAGGACGGCCGCTGGCGCGACCTGGCGCCGAGGGAACGCAAGAGTGTCCTGCTGCGCTGGGCCGACCTGATCCGGGCGAACGCCGAGGAACTGGCGCTGCTGGACACCCTGGAGATGGGCAAGCCCATCACCGAGTCGGTACGCATCGACGTGGACAAGGCCGCCGAGACCATCGCCTGGTACGCCGAGGCCATCGACAAGACGTACGACGAGGTGGCCCCGACTCCGGGTGACGCGCTGGCCCTGATCACCCGGGAGCCGCTGGGCGTCGTCGGCGCGGTCGTGCCGTGGAACTACGCGCTGCTGATCGCCAGTTGGAAGCTGGCTCCGGCGCTCGCCACCGGCAACAGCCTCGTCCTCAAGCCCGCCGAGCAGACCTCCCTCGCAGCCCTGCGGCTGGCGGTACTGGCCACCGAGGCCGGGCTGCCCGACGGCGTGTTCAACGTGATCCCCGGGCGGGGCGAGGTCGCGGGGCAGGCCCTCGGCCGGCACCCCGAGGTCGACAAGATCGCCTTCACCGGCTCGGCCGAGGTCGCCCGGCTGTTCCAGGTGTACGCGGGCGAGTCCAACGGCAAGCAGGTCGCCGTGGAGGCGGGCGGCAAGTCGCCGCAGCTCGTGCTGGCCGACGCCGACATCGAGGCCGCCGCGTCCGCCGTGGCATGGGGCATCTTCTACAACGCGGGGCAGACCTGCAACGCGGGCTCCCGTGTCGTGGTCCACGCGTCGGTGAAGGACCAACTCCTGGACGCCGTCCAGCGGATCACCGCCGACACCTTCCGCGTCGGCGACCCGCTCGACCCCGCCACCGTCATGGGTCCCATCGTCGACGAGGCCCAACTCGCCAAGATCCTCGGCTACATCGAGCGCGGCAGGACGGACGGGGCGCAGGTGCTCCTCGGCGGCGGACGCACCCTCACCGAGACCGGCGGCACCTTCGTCGAGCCGACCGTGCTCGACGGTGTGGCGAACACGTCCGCCGTCGGCCAGGAGGAGATCTTCGGTCCGGTCCTCGCCGTCGTGTCGTACGACGGCGACACCGACGAGGGCGTACGGCTGGCGAACCAGAGCGACTTCGGGCTCGTCGCCTCCGTCTGGACCCGGGACGTCACGGTCGCCCACCGCACCGCCAAGCGACTGCGGGCCGGCACGGTCTGGATCAACACCTTCGACGCCAGCGATGTCATCACCCCCTTCGGCGGCTTCAAGGCCACCGGCGCGGGACGCGACAAGTCCCTGCACGCGCTGGACGCGTACACGGCACTCAAGACGACCTGGATCAACCTGGCCTGA
- a CDS encoding NAD(P)-dependent oxidoreductase: protein MRIGFIGLGNMGSHMARHLIHAGHLVTVHDARPEAAAEHMALGARWADTPAACAADAELLVTMLPNPRIVEDVLLRGGAAEALPEGALWIDMSTSTPAAAERVAAEVLDRRGVRRLDAPVSGMARGAEAGRLQIFVGGTADDFRMCLPVLEAMGDPDKVLHVGPLGAGYTVKLMINLLWFSHLVATSEVLAMGVKAGVDLGVLRNSLLASPAASNFLENDILCVLADGDYDDSFAMALACKDLGLAIDLGRDVGVSTELSALVEQIFRRAKAHHGDLAGEMSPVRLYEALAGADFRLPNPAAAHDDAALSSV, encoded by the coding sequence ATGAGGATCGGTTTCATCGGACTGGGCAACATGGGAAGCCACATGGCCCGCCACCTGATCCACGCGGGCCACCTGGTCACGGTGCACGACGCCCGGCCCGAGGCCGCCGCCGAGCACATGGCGCTCGGTGCGCGCTGGGCCGACACCCCGGCGGCATGCGCCGCCGATGCCGAACTGCTCGTCACGATGCTGCCGAATCCGCGCATCGTCGAGGACGTGCTGCTGCGCGGCGGCGCCGCCGAGGCGCTGCCCGAAGGCGCCCTGTGGATCGACATGTCGACCTCCACGCCGGCCGCCGCGGAACGGGTCGCCGCCGAGGTGCTCGACCGGCGCGGCGTACGCCGTCTGGACGCCCCCGTCAGCGGCATGGCACGCGGCGCCGAAGCCGGGCGGCTGCAGATATTCGTCGGCGGGACCGCGGACGACTTCCGCATGTGCCTGCCGGTGCTCGAAGCCATGGGCGACCCCGACAAGGTGCTCCACGTCGGCCCGCTCGGCGCCGGCTACACGGTCAAGCTCATGATCAACCTGTTGTGGTTCAGCCACCTCGTCGCCACCTCCGAGGTGCTGGCCATGGGCGTGAAGGCGGGCGTGGACCTGGGCGTGCTGCGCAACTCGCTGCTCGCCAGCCCGGCCGCGTCGAACTTCCTCGAGAACGACATCCTGTGCGTCCTGGCCGACGGCGACTACGACGACTCCTTCGCCATGGCCCTCGCCTGCAAGGACCTCGGACTCGCCATCGACCTCGGCCGCGACGTCGGCGTCTCCACGGAACTGTCCGCGCTCGTGGAGCAGATCTTCCGCCGCGCGAAGGCGCACCACGGAGACCTGGCCGGCGAGATGAGCCCGGTCCGCCTCTACGAGGCCCTGGCCGGAGCGGACTTCCGCCTCCCGAACCCGGCCGCCGCCCACGACGACGCGGCGCTGAGCTCTGTGTGA
- a CDS encoding iron-containing alcohol dehydrogenase family protein: MGESRTDQLTIDPTCRIEFGPGRIAHLPELVSSLGMSRAFVVTDRGLRAAGIVDQVLKVLDTAGVEHGVYDGVGANPSTGNVDEGAARARAFGPSVVVALGGGSVLDAAKGISLLVGNTDAAAADADALWDALDGLPLIAIPTTSGTGAETNGFGVIEDAAACRKVYIGHPSVKPRIALLDPELTLGLPARITAATGIDALVHGIESLASRGANPVSAAYATQAVAMVGRWLPAAHRDGSDLEARAQLMLGAHLAGQALTISGLGLVHGIGHALTAHTSTPHGIALAAVLEEVLEFSAPAARDAYEQTARALRLPPPADGDWAHATIDAVREISGALDIKQPLRDLGVRPDMLRPIASGALADAVTRNAPRQPTEGEIVGILEAVL, from the coding sequence ATGGGCGAGTCCCGCACCGACCAGCTGACCATCGACCCGACCTGCCGCATCGAGTTCGGCCCCGGCCGCATCGCACACCTCCCGGAGCTCGTCTCCTCCCTCGGCATGAGCCGCGCGTTCGTCGTCACCGACCGGGGTCTGCGGGCCGCCGGCATCGTCGACCAGGTGCTCAAGGTCCTGGACACGGCGGGCGTGGAGCACGGCGTGTACGACGGCGTCGGCGCCAACCCGTCCACCGGCAACGTCGACGAGGGCGCCGCCCGGGCGCGCGCCTTCGGCCCGTCGGTCGTCGTCGCCCTCGGCGGGGGCTCCGTCCTCGACGCGGCCAAGGGCATCTCGCTCCTGGTCGGCAACACCGACGCTGCGGCCGCCGACGCGGACGCGCTGTGGGATGCGCTCGACGGCCTGCCGCTGATCGCGATCCCCACCACCTCGGGCACGGGCGCGGAGACCAACGGCTTCGGCGTCATCGAGGACGCCGCCGCCTGCCGCAAGGTGTACATCGGCCACCCCTCGGTCAAGCCCCGGATCGCACTCCTCGACCCGGAGCTGACCCTCGGCCTGCCCGCCCGGATCACGGCCGCGACCGGCATCGACGCCCTCGTCCACGGCATCGAGTCGCTGGCCTCGCGCGGCGCCAACCCGGTCTCGGCCGCGTACGCCACCCAGGCGGTGGCCATGGTCGGGCGCTGGCTGCCGGCCGCCCACCGCGACGGCTCGGACCTGGAGGCCCGCGCCCAGCTGATGCTCGGCGCCCACCTGGCGGGCCAGGCGCTGACCATCTCCGGACTGGGCCTGGTCCACGGCATCGGCCACGCCCTCACCGCCCACACCAGCACCCCGCACGGCATCGCCCTCGCCGCCGTCCTGGAGGAGGTCCTGGAGTTCAGCGCCCCGGCCGCCCGGGACGCCTACGAGCAGACCGCCCGCGCGCTACGCCTTCCCCCGCCCGCCGACGGCGACTGGGCCCACGCCACGATCGACGCCGTACGCGAGATCTCCGGCGCGCTCGACATCAAGCAGCCCCTGCGCGACCTCGGCGTCCGCCCGGACATGCTGCGCCCGATCGCCTCCGGCGCCCTGGCCGACGCGGTGACCCGCAACGCACCGCGGCAGCCGACGGAGGGGGAGATCGTGGGGATCCTCGAAGCGGTGCTCTAG
- the rph gene encoding rifamycin-inactivating phosphotransferase, whose protein sequence is MIEQYVVDLHEVDETQVAVVGGKGAHLGGLSRIEGIRVPGGFCVTTDAFRRIIAEAPSIDGLLEQLSRLNPADREAIRTLSAQIRRTVEGIAIPDDLAAAITRALGRLGEQAAYAVRSSATAEDLPTASFAGQQDTYLNVVGPAILQHVSRCWASLFTERAVTYRQRNGIGHRTVLMAVVVQRMVFPHAAGILFTADPVTGNRKVATVDAGFGLGEALVSGLVNPDVFKVRHGEVVAKAIAAKQRAVHALPAGGTQEVAIDAQRQEQPALTDAQVVRLVELGRRIEAHFGCPQDIEWCLVDDDFQIVQSRPITTLFPIPTADDQENHVYVSVGHGQMMTDPMKPLGLSMWQLTAMVPMHEAGGRLFVDVTRRLAAPASRAALLDAMGKGDPLIRDALETVLDRDGFVPSVPDADPGRPPAGGAPAPNGTDPDPAIVTELIERSQESIAALERDIRTKTGPALFDFLVEAFEEHKRVLGDPLNIRAIMAGMEATWWLNDKLQEWLGEKNAADTLTLSAPDNVTSEMGLALLDVADVIRPHAEVVAFLQGVEDDGFLDELAKPAGGTEARDAIEAYLDRYGMRCVGEIDITRPRWRERPSTLVPVILDHVRNFEPGAAERRFEQGRQKAQKEEQDVLSRLRALPDGGGKADEAKRMIDRVRAFIGYREYPKYDIISRYFVYKQALLAEAERLVAAGVLPEKEDIFYLTFQELHDVVRSHQVDGPLIQQRKDAFRSYHALTPPRVLTSDGEAVTGAYRRDGVPAGALVGVPVSAGTVEGRARVVLDMADADLEAGDILVTPFTDPSWSPLFVGIAGLVTEVGGLMTHGAVIAREYGLPAVVGVEQATRLIRDGQQIRVHGTDGYVEILSPSPAGPRPS, encoded by the coding sequence GTGATTGAGCAGTACGTGGTGGATCTGCACGAGGTCGACGAGACGCAGGTCGCGGTCGTCGGCGGCAAGGGTGCGCATCTGGGCGGGCTGTCGCGGATCGAGGGCATCCGCGTGCCGGGTGGCTTCTGCGTGACGACGGACGCCTTCCGGCGGATCATTGCGGAAGCGCCGTCGATCGATGGTCTGCTCGAGCAGTTGTCGCGCCTGAACCCGGCCGACCGGGAGGCGATCCGCACGCTCAGCGCGCAGATTCGTCGGACCGTCGAAGGGATCGCCATCCCGGACGATCTCGCGGCGGCGATCACCCGGGCGCTCGGCCGGCTCGGGGAGCAGGCCGCCTACGCCGTCCGGTCCAGCGCGACGGCGGAGGACCTGCCGACGGCCTCCTTCGCAGGGCAGCAGGACACATACCTGAACGTCGTGGGGCCGGCGATCCTCCAGCACGTCAGCCGGTGCTGGGCCTCGCTGTTCACCGAGCGGGCCGTGACCTACCGCCAGCGGAACGGCATCGGCCACCGTACGGTCCTCATGGCCGTGGTCGTGCAGCGGATGGTCTTCCCGCATGCGGCCGGCATCCTGTTCACGGCCGACCCCGTCACGGGCAACCGGAAGGTCGCCACCGTGGACGCCGGCTTCGGCCTCGGCGAGGCTCTGGTCTCCGGCCTGGTGAACCCGGACGTCTTCAAGGTGCGGCACGGCGAAGTCGTCGCCAAGGCGATCGCCGCCAAGCAGCGTGCCGTTCACGCCCTGCCGGCCGGCGGTACGCAGGAAGTGGCGATCGACGCGCAGCGGCAGGAGCAGCCGGCGCTGACGGATGCGCAGGTCGTGCGGCTCGTGGAGCTCGGGCGGCGGATCGAGGCGCACTTCGGCTGTCCGCAGGACATCGAATGGTGCCTGGTCGATGACGACTTCCAGATCGTTCAGAGCCGGCCGATCACGACGCTGTTCCCCATCCCGACGGCCGACGACCAGGAGAATCACGTCTATGTTTCCGTCGGTCATGGGCAGATGATGACCGACCCCATGAAGCCCCTGGGGCTCTCCATGTGGCAGTTGACAGCCATGGTGCCGATGCACGAGGCCGGCGGGAGGCTGTTCGTCGACGTCACCCGGCGCCTGGCCGCGCCCGCGAGCCGCGCCGCCCTGCTGGACGCGATGGGGAAGGGCGATCCGCTGATCAGGGACGCTCTGGAGACGGTCCTCGACCGCGACGGCTTCGTCCCGTCGGTCCCGGACGCGGATCCCGGCAGGCCGCCGGCCGGCGGTGCACCCGCTCCGAACGGGACCGACCCGGACCCGGCCATCGTCACCGAGCTGATCGAGCGCAGCCAGGAGTCCATCGCCGCTCTGGAGCGCGACATCCGGACGAAGACCGGACCGGCGCTGTTCGACTTCCTGGTGGAGGCGTTCGAGGAGCACAAGCGCGTCCTCGGTGATCCGCTGAACATCCGGGCGATCATGGCGGGGATGGAGGCCACGTGGTGGCTCAACGACAAGCTGCAGGAGTGGCTGGGCGAGAAGAACGCGGCTGACACGCTCACGCTGTCCGCCCCCGACAACGTCACCTCGGAGATGGGACTGGCCCTGCTCGACGTCGCCGATGTGATCCGCCCGCATGCGGAGGTGGTGGCGTTCCTGCAGGGTGTCGAGGACGACGGTTTCCTGGACGAGTTGGCGAAGCCGGCGGGCGGGACCGAAGCGCGCGATGCCATCGAGGCCTACCTCGACCGGTACGGCATGCGCTGCGTCGGCGAGATCGACATCACGAGGCCGAGGTGGCGCGAGCGCCCCAGCACGCTCGTGCCCGTGATCCTCGACCATGTCAGGAACTTCGAGCCGGGCGCCGCCGAACGGCGCTTCGAGCAGGGGCGGCAGAAGGCGCAGAAGGAGGAACAGGACGTGCTGTCACGCCTGCGGGCGCTGCCGGACGGGGGCGGGAAGGCCGACGAGGCCAAGCGGATGATCGACCGGGTCCGGGCCTTCATCGGATACCGGGAGTACCCCAAGTACGACATCATCAGCCGCTACTTCGTCTACAAGCAGGCCCTGTTGGCGGAGGCCGAGCGCCTCGTGGCGGCCGGCGTGCTTCCTGAGAAGGAGGACATCTTCTACCTCACGTTCCAGGAACTCCACGACGTCGTGCGCTCGCACCAGGTGGATGGCCCGCTCATCCAGCAGCGCAAGGACGCGTTCCGGTCGTACCACGCGCTCACACCGCCCCGGGTTCTCACATCGGATGGTGAGGCCGTCACCGGGGCGTACCGGCGCGACGGCGTGCCGGCCGGCGCCCTGGTCGGCGTGCCGGTGTCCGCCGGGACCGTCGAGGGGAGGGCCCGCGTCGTCCTTGACATGGCGGATGCCGATCTCGAAGCGGGCGACATCCTGGTCACGCCGTTCACGGACCCCAGCTGGTCGCCGCTGTTCGTCGGTATCGCGGGCCTGGTGACGGAGGTGGGCGGCCTGATGACCCATGGCGCGGTCATCGCCCGCGAGTACGGCTTGCCGGCCGTCGTGGGCGTGGAGCAGGCCACCCGGCTGATCCGGGACGGGCAGCAGATCCGCGTACACGGAACCGACGGGTACGTCGAGATCCTTTCTCCGTCACCGGCCGGACCACGCCCTTCGTGA
- a CDS encoding 3'-5' exonuclease — protein sequence MSTFVVFDLEFTSWPGALEQDWGATGQLREIVQIGALRLREDCSVVEEFEALVQPMANPRLSAYFTDLTGIDQETLDREAISPSEALGEFLGFCRGESVLSYGNDMVVLGENVGWARARGEEVKNGYLAAHFLNIRPWLNTLAPETATVNVGRLWQVLGLPKPAAGEEHSALFDCYSFAAALEHLCSTGAALPDGCVRRPYSG from the coding sequence GTGTCCACGTTCGTTGTGTTCGACCTTGAGTTCACGTCATGGCCGGGGGCACTTGAGCAGGACTGGGGCGCGACCGGTCAGCTTCGCGAGATCGTGCAGATCGGTGCGCTGCGCCTGCGCGAGGACTGTTCCGTCGTCGAGGAGTTCGAGGCGTTGGTGCAGCCCATGGCCAACCCCCGGCTTTCCGCGTACTTCACTGATCTCACCGGCATCGACCAGGAGACGCTGGATCGAGAGGCGATTTCTCCGTCAGAGGCACTGGGCGAGTTCCTGGGGTTCTGCCGGGGCGAGTCGGTGCTCTCCTACGGCAACGACATGGTGGTTCTCGGGGAGAACGTGGGCTGGGCGCGAGCGCGAGGCGAAGAGGTCAAGAATGGGTACCTCGCTGCCCATTTCCTGAATATCCGACCTTGGTTGAATACTCTCGCCCCGGAGACGGCGACGGTCAACGTGGGGCGCCTGTGGCAGGTGCTCGGTCTCCCGAAGCCCGCAGCCGGTGAAGAGCACTCCGCGCTTTTCGACTGCTATTCCTTCGCCGCCGCCCTTGAACACCTGTGCAGCACCGGCGCCGCCCTGCCCGACGGATGTGTGCGGCGCCCTTACAGCGGCTAG
- a CDS encoding SRPBCC family protein, giving the protein MHEYDVTVTTSASPAIVWKLLVDAASWPLWSKVDSLDTTRSVDLDPGGDDGVGAVRAFRTGRTVTGERLTEKVEQRLLAYEDAFNSSMRNYHARIELAPTATAGTVIHWYGTYETSRLWALVMPRYLQKFMQGMAEGLARYAEESKPTQ; this is encoded by the coding sequence ATGCACGAATACGACGTCACCGTGACTACCAGTGCCTCGCCGGCAATCGTGTGGAAGCTGCTGGTCGACGCGGCAAGTTGGCCGCTGTGGTCCAAGGTGGACAGTCTGGACACGACACGGTCGGTCGACCTCGACCCCGGCGGCGACGACGGCGTCGGCGCCGTCCGCGCTTTCCGGACGGGACGCACCGTCACCGGTGAGCGGCTGACCGAGAAGGTCGAGCAACGCCTCCTGGCCTACGAAGACGCGTTCAATTCGTCGATGCGCAACTATCACGCGCGCATAGAGCTGGCTCCGACGGCGACCGCGGGCACGGTTATTCACTGGTACGGCACGTACGAGACGAGCAGACTGTGGGCCTTGGTCATGCCGCGCTACCTCCAGAAGTTCATGCAGGGAATGGCGGAAGGCCTGGCCCGTTACGCAGAGGAGTCGAAGCCGACTCAGTGA
- a CDS encoding DinB family protein, which yields MPNTKRRNRRRDTPPPRTGSNESEVLRGFLNYLRTSIAAKVDGAPELQVRTAAVPSGTNLLGLLNHLTFVERSMFLGEDVTDWHATFRAAPADSVADVVARYRDAVKRANDVLDACPDLGAPVPRPQPDRPAPSIRWALTHMIEETGRHAGHADILRELIDGTTGR from the coding sequence GTGCCCAACACCAAGCGCCGCAACCGCCGCCGCGACACCCCGCCGCCCCGGACCGGAAGCAACGAGTCCGAGGTCCTGCGCGGATTCCTCAACTACCTCCGCACCTCGATCGCCGCGAAGGTCGACGGCGCTCCAGAGCTGCAAGTGCGAACAGCCGCAGTGCCCTCGGGCACGAACCTGCTCGGCCTGCTGAACCACCTGACCTTCGTGGAGCGCTCGATGTTCCTCGGGGAGGACGTCACCGACTGGCACGCGACGTTCCGAGCCGCACCGGCGGACAGCGTGGCCGATGTCGTCGCCCGCTACCGAGACGCGGTCAAGCGCGCGAACGACGTTCTCGACGCGTGCCCCGATCTCGGCGCACCGGTCCCCCGGCCGCAGCCGGACCGCCCCGCTCCCAGCATCCGCTGGGCACTCACCCACATGATCGAGGAGACCGGCCGGCACGCGGGCCACGCGGACATCCTCCGCGAACTCATCGACGGCACGACCGGCCGCTGA
- a CDS encoding DUF6817 domain-containing protein, whose product MDRGAAAMPHPGGTLLEHLQRVQRLLADWGADPAVRAAGLCHATYGTDGFAPTLLPLTDRATLVALIGERAEALVYLYASCDRATVYPRLDGTAAVVFRDRFTSREHRPTPDDLRAFIEITAANELDVLAHNAELAKQHGPGLYGLLKRTGPLLSPAAQDAVARQLA is encoded by the coding sequence ATGGACCGGGGAGCCGCCGCGATGCCTCATCCCGGTGGCACCTTGCTGGAGCATCTGCAGCGCGTTCAGCGGTTGTTGGCCGATTGGGGAGCCGATCCCGCCGTCCGGGCAGCGGGTCTGTGCCATGCGACGTACGGAACCGACGGTTTCGCACCGACCCTGCTTCCCCTCACCGACCGGGCGACGCTCGTCGCGCTGATCGGCGAACGGGCGGAGGCGTTGGTGTACCTGTACGCCAGCTGCGACCGCGCCACCGTCTATCCCCGTCTCGACGGCACCGCCGCAGTCGTCTTCCGAGACCGTTTCACCAGCCGTGAGCACCGTCCAACGCCCGACGACCTGCGGGCGTTTATCGAGATCACGGCAGCCAACGAACTCGATGTACTGGCACACAACGCGGAACTGGCCAAGCAGCACGGACCCGGGCTCTACGGCCTCCTCAAACGGACCGGCCCATTGCTGTCGCCCGCCGCGCAGGACGCCGTCGCCCGGCAGTTGGCATAG
- a CDS encoding FadR/GntR family transcriptional regulator, giving the protein MEALPRETVVDVLEKRLREDILAGRHPAGSYLPPERELADEFGVNRTTLKHAFGRLAQSGLLETRHGVGTRVRDFLRLGGADLLPMLVRHSPDWIGEIFEVRRSIGALIAERAADRATEAQVAELRALLAAVGDADGADDVQLADAEVHRALARATGNRVYVLLTNTLFNAYLPVRAALVGPFKEAGAAHDRLAPVVEAVAARDSEAARVAAGAYLSATERIMLEGLARSRERRDGAL; this is encoded by the coding sequence ATGGAAGCACTGCCACGCGAGACCGTCGTCGACGTCCTTGAGAAACGGCTGCGCGAGGACATTCTCGCCGGGCGGCATCCGGCGGGGAGTTATCTGCCCCCCGAGCGTGAACTCGCCGACGAGTTCGGCGTCAACCGCACCACGCTCAAGCATGCCTTCGGCCGGCTGGCGCAGTCAGGGCTCCTGGAGACGCGACACGGGGTGGGGACCCGCGTCCGGGATTTCCTGCGCCTCGGCGGCGCGGATCTTCTGCCGATGCTCGTGCGGCACAGTCCGGACTGGATCGGTGAGATCTTCGAAGTACGGCGCAGCATCGGGGCGTTGATCGCGGAGCGTGCCGCTGACCGGGCCACCGAGGCCCAGGTCGCCGAGCTGCGGGCGCTGCTGGCGGCGGTCGGGGACGCGGACGGCGCCGACGACGTGCAGCTGGCGGACGCCGAGGTGCACCGGGCGCTCGCCCGTGCCACGGGCAACCGCGTGTATGTCCTGCTGACCAACACCCTGTTCAACGCCTATCTGCCGGTGCGCGCAGCGCTGGTCGGGCCCTTCAAGGAGGCCGGCGCGGCCCACGACCGTCTGGCGCCGGTCGTCGAGGCCGTCGCCGCCCGCGACTCCGAGGCGGCGCGAGTCGCGGCGGGCGCCTATCTGTCGGCGACGGAACGCATCATGCTCGAGGGCCTGGCGCGCTCGCGCGAACGCCGGGACGGTGCGCTGTGA